From Triticum aestivum cultivar Chinese Spring chromosome 4A, IWGSC CS RefSeq v2.1, whole genome shotgun sequence, a single genomic window includes:
- the LOC123087082 gene encoding UV-B-induced protein At3g17800, chloroplastic translates to MEAAAAAAVALRSPAAAPSRRAAAPSRRAAAASSLPFERSRSFALGSIKGLGRRQLTSRRLRSVVRASSSSPSESLPSSSPIAPLQMESPVGQFLSQILVTHPHLLPAAAEQQLEQLQTVQDSAEKKDAQAPPAAGDIVLYRRIAEVKEKERKRTMEEILYALVVQKFVEAGVSLVPALSHSIDTSSGRVDQWAEHVEGKLERLHSHEAYEMIENHLNLILGQRQADGTVAAISKLRVGQVYAASVMYGYFLKRVDKRFQLEKSMKSLPWGSEDDALNQVMTTDSRLSDQTYSSHPEVESWTSPDLSAGGLGQSVKPSRLRSYVMSFDSDTLQTYATIRSKVAFGIIEKHTEALFGKPEIVITPEGTVDSSKDEYVRISFSGLRRLILEAVTFGSFLWDVESYVDSRYHFVTN, encoded by the exons ATGgaggccgcagcagcagcagccgtgGCTCTCAggtcgcccgccgccgcgccctcgcgCCGGGCCGCCGCGCCCTCGCgccgggccgccgccgccagctCGCTCCCCTTCGAGCGGAGCCGCAGCTTCGCCCTCGGCTCCATCAAG ggcctcgggcggcggcagcTCACTTCCAGGAGGCTACGCAGCGTGGTCAGGGCATCCTCCTCGTCCCCGTCGGAGTCTCTGCCATCTTCTTCGCCGATCGCCCCGCTGCAAATGGAGTCGCCGGTAGGGCAGTTCCTCTCGCAGATTTTGGTCACGCACCCGCACCTGCTCCCGGCCGCCGCCGAGCAGCAGCTCGAGCAGCTCCAGACCGTCCAAGACTCTGCAGAAAAGAAGGACGCGCAGGCACCGCCGGCAGCCGGCGATATCGTGCTGTACAG GCGAATTGCCGAGGTTAAGGAGAAGGAAAGGAAAAGGACCATGGAGGAGATACTGTACGCGCTGGTTGTTCAGAAGTTTGTTGAAGCTGGCGTCTCTTTGGTCCCAGCTCTCTCTCACTCCATCGATACCTCTTCTGGTAGAGTAGATCAGTGGGCAGAGCATGTGGAAGGGAAGCTTGAGCGTTTGCACTCACATGAAGCATATGAAATGATCGAGAACCACTTGAATCTCATATTGGGGCAGCGGCAAGCCGATGGCACTGTCGCGGCCATAAGTAAGCTCCGAGTTGGCCAGGTCTATGCCGCATCAGTAATGTATGGCTACTTCCTCAAGAGAGTTGACAAGAGGTTTCAGCTGGAGAAGTCGATGAAGAGCCTCCCTTGGGGATCAGAAGACGATGCGCTCAATCAAGTTATGACGACTGACTCACGGCTCTCGGATCAGACTTACAGTTCCCATCCAGAGGTGGAGTCGTGGACTTCCCCAGACCTCAGCGCAGGAGGTCTCGGCCAGTCTGTCAAGCCTTCCCGTCTTCGATCGTACGTCATGTCATTTGATTCAGACACGTTGCAAACTTACGCGACAATTCGGTCGAAGGTGGCGTTTGGCATCATCGAGAAGCACACGGAGGCGCTATTCGGGAAGCCGGAGATCGTGATCACCCCGGAAGGAACAGTCGATTCTTCCAAGGATGAGTATGTCAGGATAAGCTTCTCCGGGTTGAGAAGGCTCATCTTAGAGGCTGTCACTTTCGGATCCTTCCTCTGGGACGTTGAGAGCTATGTGGACTCCAGGTACCATTTTGTCACCAACTAA
- the LOC123087083 gene encoding UDP-glucose 6-dehydrogenase 4 → MVKICCIGAGYVGGPTMAVIAVKCPAIEVVVVDISKPRIDAWNSDKLPIYEPGLDEVVKACRGRNLFFSTDVEKHVAEADIIFVSVNTPTKTRGLGAGKAADLTYWESAARMIADVSKSDKIVVEKSTVPVKTAEAIEKILTHNSKGINYQILSNPEFLAEGTAIEDLFKPDRVLIGGRETPEGRKAVQALKEVYAHWVPEENIITTNLWSAELSKLAANAFLAQRISSVNAMSALCEATGANVSEVSYAIGKDSRIGPKFLNASVGFGGSCFQKDILNLVYICECNGLPEVANYWKQVIKINDYQKSRFVNRVVSSMFNTVSGKKVAILGFAFKKDTGDTRETPAIDVCKGLLGDKAHVSIYDPEVTEDQIQRDLAMNKFDWDHPMHLQPTSPSAIKQVSVVWDAYEATKGAHAVCILTEWNQFKELDYQKIFDNMQKPAFVFDGRNVVDAEKLREIGFIVYSIGKPLDGWLKDMPAIA, encoded by the coding sequence ATGGTGAAGATCTGCTGCATCGGAGCTGGCTATGTCGGCGGCCCAACAATGGCTGTCATTGCCGTCAAGTGCCCAGCAATTGAGGTTGTTGTTGTTGACATCTCCAAGCCTCGCATTGACGCTTGGAACAGCGACAAACTCCCGATCTACGAGCCTGGCCTTGACGAGGTTGTCAAGGCGTGCAGAGGCAGGAACCTCTTCTTCAGCACCGACGTCGAGAAGCACGTTGCTGAGGCCGACATCATCTTTGTCTCAGTGAACACCCCCACCAAGACCCGTGGCCTGGGAGCCGGCAAGGCTGCCGACCTCACCTACTGGGAGAGCGCTGCCCGTATGATCGCCGACGTGTCCAAGTCTGACAAGATCGTCGTTGAGAAGTCCACTGTCCCTGTCAAGACTGCAGAGGCCATTGAGAAGATCTTGACCCACAACAGCAAGGGCATCAACTACCAGATCCTCTCCAACCCGGAGTTCCTGGCCGAGGGCACGGCTATCGAGGACCTGTTCAAGCCTGACAGAGTGCTTATCGGTGGCCGGGAGACCCCCGAGGGCAGGAAGGCCGTTCAGGCTCTCAAGGAGGTGTACGCCCACTGGGTTCCTGAGGAGAACATCATCACCACCAACCTGTGGTCTGCTGAGCTCTCCAAGCTCGCTGCCAACGCGTTCTTGGCCCAGAGGATCTCATCCGTGAATGCCATGTCCGCGCTCTGCGAGGCCACCGGCGCCAACGTGTCCGAGGTGTCTTACGCCATCGGTAAGGATTCCAGGATCGGCCCCAAGTTCCTGAACGCCAGCGTTGGGTTTGGCGGGTCCTGTTTCCAGAAGGACATCTTGAACCTGGTGTACATCTGCGAGTGCAATGGCCTCCCCGAGGTGGCCAACTACTGGAAGCAGGTGATCAAGATCAATGACTACCAGAAGAGCAGGTTCGTCAACCGTGTCGTGTCCTCCATGTTCAACACCGTCTCCGGCAAGAAGGTCGCCATCCTCGGGTTCGCCTTCAAGAAGGACACTGGTGACACCAGGGAGACCCCGGCGATCGACGTGTGCAAGGGCCTGCTGGGTGACAAGGCCCATGTCAGCATCTATGATCCCGAGGTCACCGAGGACCAGATCCAGCGGGACCTCGCCATGAACAAGTTCGACTGGGACCACCCCATGCACCTGCAGCCGACGAGCCCATCGGCTATAAAGCAGGTGAGCGTGGTGTGGGACGCGTACGAGGCCACCAAGGGAGCCCACGCCGTGTGCATCCTGACCGAGTGGAACCAGTTCAAGGAGCTGGACTACCAGAAGATCTTCGACAACATGCAGAAGCCGGCCTTTGTCTTCGACGGGCGCAACGTGGTCGACGCCGAGAAGCTCAGGGAGATCGGCTTCATCGTCTACTCCATCGGCAAGCCGCTCGATGGGTGGCTCAAGGACATGCCCGCAATCGCCTAA